From Maylandia zebra isolate NMK-2024a linkage group LG11, Mzebra_GT3a, whole genome shotgun sequence, one genomic window encodes:
- the LOC143420958 gene encoding alpha-lactalbumin-like, producing MEDEDETNSEEEDESKGLYGLFQLSDRKFCDSGLCPSKNMCHASCKAFTDDDITDDIACVIQTGYWRDIMDRASESCRHTGNFFKGCD from the exons ATGGAAGACGAGGATGAAACAAacagtgaggaggaggatgaatcCAAAGGCCTTTACGGACTCTTCCAGCTGTCTGACAGGAAGTTCTGTGATTCGGGATTATGCCCATCCAAAAATATGTGCCATGCCTCCTGTAAAG CCTTCACTGACGATGACATAACTGATGATATTGCTTGTGTTATCCAGACTGGTTACTGGAG GGACATCATGGACAGAGCCTCAGAGTCATGTCGTCACACAGGGAATTTCTTCAAAGGATGTGACTAA